The following proteins are co-located in the Vicugna pacos chromosome 3, VicPac4, whole genome shotgun sequence genome:
- the LOC102545888 gene encoding olfactory receptor 2AJ1-like: protein METGNETLSTDFILLGLFPGMRHTGLLVSTVLLVYTIAITGNTTLIFLIWADPCLHTSMYFLLSQLSLIDLAFISSIVPKMATNFFSGRRKISPTGCGAQVFFTLALGIAECLLLTFMAYDRYVAICHPLKYSIIISRQVTQLMAMGSWVGGALASLVHTSYALHFPFCGPRELHHFFCEVKAILKLSCEDTSAYEKGVVMTSTVVVLLPIGLILTSYTLIFLQVLQMNSPEGRNKALATCSSHLTVVTFYYGPAMLIYMRPGSSHTPILNQALFMFDTIFTPMLNPLIYSLRNREVVGSMRKVLGRYLISK, encoded by the coding sequence ATGGAGACAGGAAATGAGACATTGAGCACAGActtcattctcctgggccttttCCCTGGAATGAGACACACTGGGCTCCTTGTTTCCACCGTCCTCCTCGTCTACACCATTGCCATCACAGGAAACACCACCCTGATCTTCCTCATCTGGGCAGATCCCTGCCTTCATACCTCCATGTATTTCCTGCTGAGCCAACTCTCCCTCATTGACCTGGCCTTCATCTCTAGCATAGTCCCCAAAATGGCGACCAATTTCTTCTCAGGGAGGAGAAAGATCTCCCCGACTGGCTGTGGGGCCCAGGTCTTCTTCACCTTGGCTCTGGGGATAGCTGAGTGCCTCCTCTTGACATTCATGGCTTATGatcgctatgtggccatctgtcaCCCTCTCAAATACTCGATCATTATCAGCCGCCAGGTCACCCAGCTGATGGCCATGGGGTCCTGGGTGGGCGGGGCTCTGGCATCCTTGGTCCATACATCCTATGCTCTGCACTTTCCCTTCTGTGGCCCCCGAGAACTCCACCACTTCTTTTGTGAGGTCAAAGCCATCCTGAAGCTGTCCTGCGAGGACACCTCTGCCTATGAGAAAGGGGTAGTTATGACCAGCACTGTTGTGGTTCTACTCCCCATAGGCCTCATTCTGACCTCCTACACCCTCATCTTCCTCCAGGTCCTGCAAATGAACTCCCCCGAGGGCAGGAACAAGGCCTTGGCTACCTGCTCCTCCCATCTTACTGTGGTCACCTTTTACTATGGCCCAGCCATGCTGATATACATGAGGCCTGGGTCTTCCCATACCCCGATTTTGAACCAGGCTCTCTTTATGTTTGACACCATCTTCACTCCCATGCTGAACCCTCTCATCTATAGCCTGAGGAACAGGGAAGTGGTGGGCTCGATGAGGAAGGTGCTGGGGAGGTACCTCATCTCAAAGTAG
- the LOC102546147 gene encoding olfactory receptor 2L2-like: MQQGNGSSTTDFILLGLFLDSRHPGLLITIILFILGVAIAGNSVLALLIWGDAHLHTPMYFLLSQLSLMDLTLISTTVPKMLTDFFSGHGFISHTGCGVQIFFYLMLGVAECVLLTLMAFDRYLAICSPLRYPVIMTPGVCLQMATGSWAGGVLVSLIHTIYAMNFSTCDSRIIHHFFCEVMAFLKLSCEDTSAYEKVVLASGIVFLLIPFGLILTSYVLIFLTVLPMNSPEGRGKALATCSSHLSVVSLYFGPAMIIYMTPGSSLPLDVGQHLFVFNAIITPMLNPLIYSLRNKEVLEALRKVLWRKLMFKGKR; encoded by the coding sequence ATGCAGCAGGGAAATGGATCCTCCACGACGGActtcattctcctgggcctcttcTTGGACTCCAGGCATCCTGGCCTTCTCATCACTATCATCCTCTTCATTCTCGGGGTAGCCATCGCTGGAAACTCAGTCTTGGCCCTACTGATCTGGGGCGATGcccacctccacacccccatgtacttcctGCTCAGCCAGCTCTCCCTCATGGACCTCACCCTCATCTCCACCACTGTCCCCAAGATGCTCACTGACTTCTTCTCTGGACATGGATTCATCTCTCACACTGGCTGCGGAGTCCAGATCTTCTTTTACTTGATGCTAGGAGTGGCTGAGTGTGTTCTCTTGACGCTCATGGCGTTTGACCGCTACTTGGCCATCTGCAGCCCCCTCAGATACCCAGTCATCATGACCCCCGGGGTCTGTTTGCAAATGGCCACGGGTTCCTGGGCTGGAGGGGTGCTCGTCTCCCTCATTCACACAATTTATGCCATGAATTTCTCTACTTGTGACTCCAGGATAATCCACCATTTCTTCTGTGAAGTCATGGCCTTTCTGAAGCTCTCCTGTGAGGACACCTCAGCCTATGAGAAGGTGGTGCTGGCATCCGGCATTGTCTTCCTCCTCATACCTTTTGGTCTCATCCTGACCTCCTACGTCCTCATCTTTCTCACTGTGCTCCCCATGAACTCCCCCGAGGGCAGGGGCAAAGCCCTGGCCACCTGCTCTTCCCACCTCAGTGTGGTGAGCCTCTACTTTGGTCCAGCCATGATCATCTACATGACCCCAGGTTCCTCTCTGCCCCTAGACGTGGGCCAGCATCTCTTTGTGTTTAATGCAATCATCACCCCCATGCTGAACCCACTCATCTACagcctgaggaacaaggaggtgtTGGAGGCTCTGAGGAAGGTTCTATGGAGAAAGCTGATGTTCAAAGGGAAAAGATGA